A stretch of DNA from Lycium ferocissimum isolate CSIRO_LF1 chromosome 4, AGI_CSIRO_Lferr_CH_V1, whole genome shotgun sequence:
TTAGGTAATTACCCCTGAATTAGGAAGGACCAAACAGGTATATTTTTGGCCGTCATCAGAGGCGGGGTCAGGATTTGAAGCTTGTGGGTTCagggttttaattatttaaagttattgggttctaaattaataatttgtacatatttgagaAAAcgtttaatacaaatataaagtcCGAACAACCAtactgggttcggccgaactcACGCCCGAAGGGCTAGCTCCGCCCCTAGCCGTCACACTCTTTTTATCCGCAATCTCGCCATTTGTAGCCTTTTATAGacttatattaaattttatattttttacaaaagtatttatttttatacagaAAAGATTTGAAAATAGCACAAAAACTCTTTTCAAAATAGTAAAAGCTTATAAATTAGTAGTAAATTATAAGACATGAAGTAGAGAGACTGTAACCgtaaattatactccctccgttttaatttatgcgaacccatttgactaggcacatttaagaaagtaaagaagacttttaaacttgtagtgtcaaatgagccacatatattttgtgtggctataaatcattgcataaaattaaattgttttcaaatatagaaagaggtcattcttttTTTCACGGATTAATAAGGAAATGAGTTcccataaattgaaacagagggagtacttttttttttttttttttttttaaatattcaaCCAATCATAGCTATTAAAACGCATTATGTTTTTGACCAATCATCTGTTCTAAGATTAGACTTCAACTAATCTCAATTTCTCTCTctatctttctctctctctgtgtAATTTTTTTCTGTGTGTTGGTTCCATGGCAGATCATTCACGGCCCACATCTCATGAGTTTTGCAGCAGTTTTGGCTTTGGAAGTGTGTGTAAAGTTTGTAAATCCTTCGTCTCAATTTTATCTCCTAAGAAGACACATAATCAACAACATAAAGATCAAAAGCCCAAATCCAATATCCTCCAAGATCATCACCACAAGGTATACTTGTATACCATTTATTTTGCCATCATCACAAGGTATACTTGTATaccatttattttttctttcaaattggtTAGGTTGACAAGAATGTGAACCCCATGAATGTTGCtcaaaaataagattttaaaagaTGGCAAGAAAATCGTTTAATAGGTTTGATTGAATTATTATCCTCTTTTCTTAATCTATGTGACATGCACGATTGTTTCACGAGAGCCAATATCTCTATatactttttctttgtttgcttAAGAATTGGAAAATGATGGATCTAATCATTTTTCAGAAACAGAATTAGACGTGTGAAATCAAGATAGATAATACTATTAACcaaaaataatttgatttttgcaTATGTTTGAAAATCCTAAATTGTCTcacgaaaaaaataaaaaaaataaaaaagttccCGATTAATGaatgtatgcatgcataaaaTGAGAtcttaaatttaaatttgacgGATTCAACTTTTATATCTGTTATCACCATTGAAAACATTGAACTTTTGCAATTATAGGTTTATATAGAACTTAGTATGTGTCgaaattttaagaattttttacatatatatcaaTGTTTCGTGTGAAGAATATTGAGTTAAGTTAAACTTGATGAATCCATGTTGCAATCGTCCATGCGCGTGTTGCATCACATGCATGCAGATGCTAACGTATGTTCTCTTCAATAATCAAATAGCAGGTTAGTGTAAAGAAAAGCAGTGTTGATGAAGCCATAGATGACATTGAAGAATTTAGATATAAACACAATGAAGGAGCACAAGGAGGCGGCCgacttaataataataaacacCAAAGCAACGAACATTATTACTACACAAGTTCTCCAATTTCAAGTCCTCCTGGTTCAAGAAACACTAGCCCTTCTCGACTCTCCAGGACTATTTCTCGAATTTTTCGGACCACAAGCGTAAAAAATCACAACTTTGTTCATTCCAGTAACGgcagtggtggtggtggtgctAGTGGTGGCAGTACTGGACCGGCATTCACGGGCACACTTTCGCGTAATGCCAGTCGTACGCATGATAGTCATGTTGACATGACTACTCATGCAGCTCCAAAAACCTTTTCGCGGAGTGTGAGCCTACGGAATGGTGGTGGGGAAACACCCACAGCCTCAACAACATTACCAGCCTCGTTCTCGCATAATGCTAGCCGGAGGAGCTCAACTCCGATAATGTTTTCCAACTCTACTGGATTGGTAAAGCCACCACCTACGGAAATGACACTTGAGTGCACCCTAGAGGAGTTGTGCTTTGGGTGCGTTAAGAAGATGAAAGTTACAAGAGATGCAATTACAGATATTGGGTAAGAGTTTGTTTACTACtctttttgttgttatttttctGACTTTAGCTTGTAGATATGACCTACTATTGGAATTAGTTACTCCcactttttcaatttttttggcaTAGTTTGACTTGTatcgaaatttaagaaagaaatgaagatatttgaaatttgtggtcatAAATAGGTCATAACGTGAGGGGAAAATTCACAAATAGCCACTTTTCAGCCCCTTTAACTGAAAACTCAGCCGTTGTCATGAAGTTTCAAATTCCACCTGTAAAACTCCATGATCTCCAGGATATGATCATGGAGTTTCCCCCGTAGAATTTGAAGCAACATGACAATGACTATCTTTCAAAGCTAGAGTAAAAAAGTGGGCAACGGACGCTATTTCTACTAACATTTGTGGGGCTGTAAGGCTTTTGAACCCTATGGTCTTAAACATTCCATAAtgtttgtgtggctataaaagtatattaaagaaaaaataagattgTGTCATAAAATATAGGAGTACAAGCTTATCATACTTTTTGGaagagggagtactatttatTTGATTCCA
This window harbors:
- the LOC132051882 gene encoding uncharacterized protein LOC132051882 encodes the protein MADHSRPTSHEFCSSFGFGSVCKVCKSFVSILSPKKTHNQQHKDQKPKSNILQDHHHKVSVKKSSVDEAIDDIEEFRYKHNEGAQGGGRLNNNKHQSNEHYYYTSSPISSPPGSRNTSPSRLSRTISRIFRTTSVKNHNFVHSSNGSGGGGASGGSTGPAFTGTLSRNASRTHDSHVDMTTHAAPKTFSRSVSLRNGGGETPTASTTLPASFSHNASRRSSTPIMFSNSTGLVKPPPTEMTLECTLEELCFGCVKKMKVTRDAITDIGLAEEEEVLTIKVKPGWTKGTKITFEGKGNERLGTSPADVIFVIGEKRHPLFKRDGDDLELAVEIPLVKALTGCTISISLLGGEKMSLTVDDIICPGYEKIIAGQGMPKPKEEGTRGNLIVTFLVAFPTELTEEQKSDVFRILEDSC